A window of the Bacteroidia bacterium genome harbors these coding sequences:
- a CDS encoding T9SS type A sorting domain-containing protein has product MKKLHLITIILLGIGVVNGFGQTKSVGKVAERKKLTGSFLEKSAIGIDTLGTLWGADSLALYTSPSGGYVSGVNGFNDREKAQVFHNDTVYGVTEVLFLFGGKTYSGDTASKLWINFYKTNGQGKTTAGNEEDGAPGDIIAQIPYTFSMVDTSGLASLPLTWPITLDSDFAISISFWDLKPGDTIALYTGFDGQADSSELAWEKLNTGSWSTMLRSWPLDADFAIFPVIDFQYTGVIENSDLPSLQAFPNPCTDFIKVSPFKKGKKGMALLVNQEGKLVLQQSFNPMEEYFQVETSSLPDGNYLLYSSVDGIAQKAKVLVKHP; this is encoded by the coding sequence ATGAAAAAGCTACATTTAATAACAATTATACTTCTGGGAATCGGAGTGGTAAACGGGTTTGGACAGACCAAATCTGTTGGAAAAGTTGCTGAACGCAAAAAACTAACCGGATCATTCCTTGAAAAATCTGCAATAGGTATAGATACCTTGGGAACCTTGTGGGGTGCGGATTCTTTAGCATTATATACTTCTCCTTCCGGTGGTTATGTTTCAGGAGTAAATGGTTTCAATGACAGAGAAAAAGCCCAGGTATTCCACAACGATACAGTTTATGGAGTTACAGAAGTATTGTTTTTGTTTGGTGGTAAAACTTACTCAGGCGACACTGCTTCCAAACTTTGGATTAATTTTTACAAAACCAACGGACAAGGTAAAACAACGGCAGGAAATGAAGAAGATGGTGCTCCGGGTGATATAATTGCCCAAATCCCTTACACTTTTTCTATGGTTGATACCTCAGGTTTGGCTTCCCTTCCGCTTACCTGGCCAATAACCTTAGATTCAGATTTTGCCATCAGTATTTCATTTTGGGATTTAAAACCTGGTGATACGATAGCCTTGTATACCGGTTTTGATGGTCAGGCAGATAGTTCAGAATTAGCTTGGGAAAAACTGAATACAGGATCTTGGTCCACCATGCTTAGGAGCTGGCCACTGGATGCCGATTTTGCCATTTTCCCGGTTATTGACTTTCAATATACGGGTGTGATTGAAAACTCCGATCTCCCTTCTCTTCAAGCCTTTCCAAACCCATGTACCGACTTTATCAAAGTAAGCCCCTTTAAAAAAGGTAAAAAAGGAATGGCCTTATTAGTTAACCAGGAAGGAAAATTAGTATTGCAACAAAGTTTCAATCCAATGGAAGAATACTTCCAAGTAGAAACCTCATCCCTACCGGATGGAAACTACCTATTATACAGCAGTGTAGATGGTATAGCCCAAAAAGCCAAAGTATTGGTTAAACACCCCTAA
- a CDS encoding DEAD/DEAH box helicase, whose amino-acid sequence MSSFSTLGLSGEIIESVSKLGFETPTPIQEKVIPLLLGGSTDIVALAQTGTGKTAAFGLPLIEMCDPSSRQTQALILAPTRELCMQITQDLTNFSKGVKPLNIVAVYGGASISEQIRKLRVGAQIVVATPGRLIDLLDREAVRLNTLLYVVLDEADEMLNMGFQEDIDHILESTPEEKNVWLFSATMPKEVRQIANNYMNEPQEVTVGSKNQGNENIEHQYMVISDRDRYLALKRVVDFNPEIFGVVFCRTKLDTQDVAEKLIKDGYNADALHGDLSQAQRDKVMRAFKNKSLQLLVATDVAARGIDVSNITHVIHMNMPDEIEYYTHRSGRTARAGKKGVSIALVNKREVGKISQIERTIQTKFEKRLVPTGAEVCQVRLLGLVHKLREVQVVEEEIASLLPSVYEELMPLTKEEIIKRFTSLEFNHMLDYYRGAPDLNQSVSTKSSHKDDSAFREENYVTGDRLFISLGKMDGFDKSRMVSFICSRCRIVNRQLGKIILKDAYTFIEVDKSMTDMVKEALHGIEYKGRFVRVENTGEGDGGGESKRSRGGDRDRGGDRGGDRRNDRGRSSGGDRGKPKREGGFENKGRTEKKEWGEKKEWGGSRGAEKSSSKNDSGSSRKSSFQDDFKSKKKKKDKW is encoded by the coding sequence ATGTCTTCTTTTAGCACCCTCGGACTTTCGGGGGAAATCATTGAATCCGTTTCAAAACTAGGATTCGAAACACCTACGCCCATTCAAGAAAAAGTAATTCCATTGTTGCTTGGAGGCAGCACGGATATAGTGGCTTTAGCCCAAACCGGAACAGGAAAAACGGCAGCATTTGGCTTGCCATTAATTGAAATGTGCGATCCATCCAGTCGTCAAACCCAGGCTCTTATTTTAGCACCAACCAGGGAATTGTGTATGCAAATTACACAGGACCTTACCAACTTTTCAAAAGGAGTAAAACCTTTGAATATAGTTGCTGTTTATGGAGGTGCAAGTATATCTGAACAGATTCGTAAACTTCGGGTTGGAGCACAAATTGTGGTAGCTACTCCCGGCCGTCTAATTGATTTATTGGATAGGGAAGCAGTTCGTTTAAATACCTTGTTGTATGTGGTTTTAGATGAGGCAGATGAAATGCTTAACATGGGATTTCAGGAAGATATTGACCATATTTTGGAAAGTACGCCTGAGGAAAAAAATGTTTGGTTATTTTCTGCTACTATGCCTAAAGAGGTAAGACAAATAGCGAATAACTATATGAATGAGCCACAGGAGGTTACGGTAGGCTCTAAGAATCAAGGCAATGAAAACATTGAGCATCAGTATATGGTGATTAGTGATAGGGACAGGTATTTGGCTTTAAAACGTGTTGTTGATTTTAATCCGGAAATTTTTGGCGTGGTATTTTGTCGCACCAAACTGGATACTCAGGATGTTGCAGAAAAGTTAATCAAGGATGGCTATAATGCTGATGCCTTGCACGGAGACTTATCTCAAGCGCAACGTGATAAAGTAATGCGTGCTTTTAAAAATAAATCGCTTCAATTGTTGGTAGCAACCGATGTAGCTGCCCGAGGAATTGATGTAAGCAACATTACCCATGTTATACACATGAACATGCCCGATGAGATTGAATATTACACCCACCGTAGCGGACGTACAGCCCGTGCAGGTAAAAAAGGTGTTTCAATTGCCTTGGTAAATAAAAGGGAAGTTGGGAAGATTTCGCAGATTGAACGCACCATCCAAACCAAATTTGAAAAAAGATTGGTTCCAACCGGTGCTGAAGTTTGCCAAGTTCGTTTATTAGGCTTAGTTCATAAATTAAGAGAGGTTCAAGTGGTTGAAGAAGAAATAGCCAGTTTGTTGCCATCTGTTTATGAAGAGTTAATGCCATTAACGAAGGAAGAAATCATCAAACGTTTCACCTCCTTGGAGTTTAACCACATGCTGGATTATTACCGCGGTGCACCTGATTTGAACCAATCGGTATCAACTAAATCATCTCACAAGGACGATTCGGCTTTCAGGGAAGAAAATTATGTTACTGGCGATCGTTTGTTTATTTCATTAGGTAAAATGGATGGTTTTGATAAGAGTAGAATGGTTTCATTCATTTGTAGCCGTTGTCGTATCGTAAACCGTCAACTCGGTAAAATAATTTTGAAAGATGCCTATACCTTTATCGAAGTGGATAAATCCATGACTGATATGGTAAAAGAAGCTTTGCATGGAATTGAATATAAAGGAAGATTTGTGCGGGTGGAAAATACCGGAGAAGGCGATGGAGGCGGAGAATCAAAACGTTCAAGAGGTGGAGACCGTGACCGTGGTGGTGATCGAGGTGGTGACCGTCGCAACGACCGTGGAAGAAGTTCCGGTGGAGATCGCGGTAAACCAAAAAGAGAAGGTGGATTCGAGAATAAAGGAAGAACAGAGAAAAAGGAATGGGGTGAAAAGAAAGAATGGGGGGGAAGTAGAGGTGCAGAAAAAAGTTCTTCCAAAAACGATTCCGGAAGTTCTCGTAAATCCAGTTTTCAGGACGATTTCAAAAGTAAAAAGAAGAAAAAGGATAAGTGGTAA
- a CDS encoding superoxide dismutase — MNNRRSFLKRIAGATAFATLAPRIPLFAENSGNTPAFTLPALPYPTDALEPYIDKMTMEIHHGKHHKAYVDNLNKAVAENELAKGKSLEELMKLADQLPMIIRNNGGGHYNHSLFWTLLSPAKGQQPGMGFTNLANATFGSIDKFKEEFAKAGMQRFGSGWVWAIVKNGKLVICSTPNQDNPLMPVSEPKGYPVLALDVWEHAYYLKYQNLRADYIKGFWNVVNWDEVEKRIKQSEGK; from the coding sequence ATGAATAACCGCAGGTCTTTTTTAAAACGAATCGCCGGAGCAACTGCTTTTGCAACCCTGGCACCAAGAATTCCCCTGTTTGCTGAAAACTCAGGAAATACACCCGCATTTACCTTGCCGGCTCTACCCTACCCTACCGATGCTCTGGAACCATACATTGATAAAATGACCATGGAAATTCACCATGGAAAACACCATAAAGCATACGTTGATAATTTGAATAAGGCTGTAGCAGAAAATGAATTGGCTAAAGGAAAATCGTTGGAAGAACTCATGAAACTGGCCGACCAGCTTCCTATGATTATCCGCAATAATGGCGGAGGTCATTACAACCACAGTCTATTTTGGACTTTACTGAGTCCGGCTAAAGGTCAACAACCCGGAATGGGATTTACCAATTTAGCCAATGCTACCTTTGGAAGCATTGATAAATTTAAGGAAGAATTTGCTAAAGCCGGAATGCAACGGTTTGGCAGTGGTTGGGTTTGGGCCATCGTTAAAAATGGCAAGTTGGTTATTTGTTCCACTCCAAACCAGGACAATCCTCTTATGCCTGTCTCTGAACCAAAAGGATATCCTGTTCTTGCTCTCGATGTTTGGGAACATGCCTATTATTTAAAATACCAAAACCTGCGTGCCGATTACATTAAAGGCTTTTGGAATGTTGTAAATTGGGACGAAGTAGAAAAAAGAATAAAACAAAGCGAAGGTAAATAA
- the purQ gene encoding phosphoribosylformylglycinamidine synthase I gives MKFGVVIFPGSNCDQDMIYTLRHQSHSEVVELWHKDTNLQGVDCVVLPGGFSYGDYLRSGAIARFSPIMTSVIDFANRGGLVIGICNGFQILCEAGLVPGALLHNESHKFICKNTYIRKQNDCLLTTLVPDQALKIPIAHGEGRFFADEQTLEQMEKNGQIMFRYCDENGQITAESNPNGATNNIAGVCNASKNVFGMMPHPERAADPALNNTDGLFLFRSLLSQVLA, from the coding sequence ATGAAATTCGGCGTTGTTATCTTCCCGGGGTCCAATTGCGACCAAGACATGATTTATACCTTGCGTCATCAAAGCCACAGTGAAGTTGTGGAATTGTGGCATAAAGACACTAATTTACAAGGTGTCGATTGTGTGGTTTTACCAGGTGGCTTTTCATACGGCGATTACCTTCGTTCTGGCGCCATTGCCCGCTTTTCCCCCATTATGACCAGCGTTATTGATTTCGCTAACCGTGGAGGTTTAGTTATCGGCATTTGCAATGGATTTCAAATTCTCTGCGAAGCCGGTTTGGTTCCGGGCGCTTTATTGCACAACGAAAGCCATAAGTTTATTTGTAAAAACACTTATATACGCAAACAAAACGATTGTTTGCTAACCACCTTGGTTCCCGATCAAGCCCTAAAAATCCCTATTGCTCATGGTGAAGGTCGCTTTTTCGCCGATGAGCAAACCCTGGAGCAGATGGAAAAAAATGGTCAAATTATGTTTAGATACTGCGATGAAAATGGACAAATTACTGCCGAATCTAATCCAAATGGTGCCACCAACAACATTGCCGGTGTTTGCAATGCTTCCAAAAACGTTTTTGGAATGATGCCGCACCCGGAACGTGCCGCCGACCCTGCCCTTAACAATACCGACGGTTTGTTTTTGTTCCGTTCACTGCTTTCTCAAGTATTGGCCTAA
- a CDS encoding TatD family hydrolase translates to MLIDTHTHLYSDQFNGDIKDVIQRSRDLDVGKHYLPAIDSETHTAMLNLEERFPDDCIAMMGLHPCSVNENYKKELREIESWLGKRNWVAVGEIGLDFYWDKTFTAQQYEAFELQIKWAKELDIPIIIHTRNATEEAIQVIEKLKDEKLRGIFHCYSGTLDQAKRVIDLGFYLGIGGVVTFKNGGLAEIVKEVPLQHLVLETDSPYLAPVPHRGKRNESSYLGLIAEKVADLHQVGLGEVAFQTTQNARGIFF, encoded by the coding sequence ATGTTAATCGACACCCATACCCATTTGTACAGTGACCAATTTAATGGGGATATAAAGGATGTTATTCAACGTAGCAGGGATTTAGATGTTGGCAAACACTATCTCCCTGCTATTGATTCAGAAACCCACACCGCAATGCTCAATCTGGAAGAGCGATTTCCGGATGATTGCATCGCCATGATGGGATTGCACCCCTGTTCTGTTAATGAAAATTATAAAAAGGAGCTTCGCGAAATTGAATCCTGGCTTGGCAAACGTAACTGGGTAGCGGTTGGCGAAATCGGACTTGACTTTTATTGGGATAAAACCTTCACAGCACAACAATACGAAGCCTTTGAGCTTCAAATAAAATGGGCCAAAGAGTTGGATATTCCTATCATTATCCATACGAGAAATGCTACTGAAGAAGCCATCCAGGTTATTGAAAAACTGAAGGATGAAAAGCTACGGGGTATTTTCCATTGTTATTCCGGTACATTGGATCAAGCCAAGCGTGTTATTGACTTAGGTTTTTATCTTGGGATAGGTGGGGTGGTTACCTTTAAAAATGGAGGATTGGCAGAAATTGTAAAAGAAGTACCATTACAACATCTTGTTTTGGAGACTGATTCACCTTATTTGGCTCCGGTGCCACATCGGGGAAAACGAAACGAATCGTCATACCTGGGTCTCATAGCAGAAAAGGTTGCAGATTTGCACCAGGTGGGTTTGGGAGAAGTGGCTTTTCAAACAACCCAAAATGCCCGAGGCATTTTTTTCTAG